GCAGGTGCGCCTCGTCCTTGAAGCTCTCGGCGTAGATCTTGTAGATGTCCTCGGTGCCCGACGGGCGCGCGGCGAACCAGCCGTTGGCCGAGGCGACCTTGATGCCGCCGATGGGCGCACCATTGCCGGGCGCGCGATCCAGCACGGCCTCGATCTTTTCGCCCGCGAGCTGCGTGCTCTTCACCTGATCCGGCGACAGCCTGGAAAGCTTCGCCTTCTGCTCGGTGTTGGCCGGGGCATCGACGCGCTCCGACACGGGGCGGCCCAGCTCATCGGTCATCTGGCGATACAGCTCGCCCGGATCCTTGTCCATGCGCGCGGTGATTTCCGCCGACATCAGCGCGGCGGCAATGCCATCCTTGTCGGTGCTCCACACGCCGCCGTCGCGACGCAGGAACGACGCGCCGGCGCTCTCCTCGCCGCCGAAACCGAGCGAGCCATCGAACAGGCCCTCGACGAACCACTTGAAGCCCACCGGCACTTCGTAGAGCCGGCGTCCCAACCGCTTCGCCACGCGGTCGAGCAGCGCGGTGCTCACCAGCGTTTTGCCAACGGCTGCATCGTTGCGCCACTGGGGGCGATGACGGAACAGGTAGTCCACCAGCACGGAAAGATAGTGATTAGGCAGCAACAGGCCCGTGGTGCGCGTCACGATGCCGTGCCGATCGTGGTCGGTATCGCAGGCGAAGGCCACGTCGTAGCTGTCCTTCAGGCCGATCAGCCGCTGCATGGCATGCGATGACGAGGGATCCATGCGGATCTTGCCGTCCCAGTCCACGCTCATGAAGCGGAACGTGGGGTCCACCACCTCGCTCACCACGGTAAGGTCGATGCCGTAACGGTCGGCAATCGGCGCCCAGTAATGCACGCCCGAACCACCGAGCGGATCCACGCCCAGGCGCACGCCGCTGGCGCGCACCGCGTCGAAATCGATCACGTTGGCCAGGTCGGAGACATAGGCATCGAGGAAATCGTGCTCGTGCGTGGTCGATGCACGCAGCGCTTGTGCGAGCGGCACACGGCGCACTTCGCGCAGCCCGCCTTCGATCAATGCGTTGGCGCGCTTCTGCACCCAGCCGGTGATGTCGGTATCGGCGGGACCGCCATTGGGCGGGTTGTACTTGAACCCGCCACCGTCCGGCGGGTTGTGCGAAGGCGTCACCACGATGCCGTCGGCAAGCCCGTGCGTGCGTCCACGGTTATAGGTGAGGATGGCGTGCGAAATGGCTGGCGTCGGCGTGTATTCGCCACCCTTGGAAACCATGGTCTCTACACCGTTCGCCGCGAGCACTTCCAGCGCGCTCTCCAGTGCCGGCTGCGACAGCCCATGCGTGTCGATGCCAATGAGCAAGGGGCCGTCGATGCCCTGCCCCGCGCGGTATTCGCAGATGGCCTGGGTAATGGCGAGCACATGCCACTCGTTGAAGCTGCGGTCGAACGAGCTGCCGCGATGGCCGGACGTGCCAAACGCCACGCGCTGGGCCGGCACACCCACGTCGGGGCGCAGGTCCATATAGGCATCACGCAGGCGCGCCACATCCACCAGCTGGCCCTCGGGAG
This genomic interval from Dyella japonica A8 contains the following:
- the pgm gene encoding phosphoglucomutase (alpha-D-glucose-1,6-bisphosphate-dependent), translating into MSGRLSPLAGKLAPEGQLVDVARLRDAYMDLRPDVGVPAQRVAFGTSGHRGSSFDRSFNEWHVLAITQAICEYRAGQGIDGPLLIGIDTHGLSQPALESALEVLAANGVETMVSKGGEYTPTPAISHAILTYNRGRTHGLADGIVVTPSHNPPDGGGFKYNPPNGGPADTDITGWVQKRANALIEGGLREVRRVPLAQALRASTTHEHDFLDAYVSDLANVIDFDAVRASGVRLGVDPLGGSGVHYWAPIADRYGIDLTVVSEVVDPTFRFMSVDWDGKIRMDPSSSHAMQRLIGLKDSYDVAFACDTDHDRHGIVTRTTGLLLPNHYLSVLVDYLFRHRPQWRNDAAVGKTLVSTALLDRVAKRLGRRLYEVPVGFKWFVEGLFDGSLGFGGEESAGASFLRRDGGVWSTDKDGIAAALMSAEITARMDKDPGELYRQMTDELGRPVSERVDAPANTEQKAKLSRLSPDQVKSTQLAGEKIEAVLDRAPGNGAPIGGIKVASANGWFAARPSGTEDIYKIYAESFKDEAHLQRLLEEAQAMVDHALNAG